Genomic segment of Flavobacteriales bacterium:
CGCTCTTCGAGAAATGCCTCTGCTTGTTTTCTCGCCCGGCGCTCTCGTTCGAGTGCTTTTTTTAATATTTCGTTTTCCGTGATCAAGAGCGGTCAGTGAGTCGTATCAATACGATCGATCCGTCTTTCTTAACTGTTTCCGTTTCGATCTCAATTTCCCTGTTGTAATGCTCTGCAGATGCCTCGATAAGGCCGAGGGCCATGTCTGATAGTTTTCGCTCGGAAGAATTAGTCATTTCCAAGACTTTACCATCTCGTTTTGTTTCAAATCTCGGTAGCTCGGCATCCGGATGGAGTTTCTTTACTTCCACATGAATGTGATTGTCGATTTGTTCAAGCAAATCATACGGGTGTTCTACCCCTTCAAAGAAAACAGAATAGCTTTTTCTGAATGTGCGAAAAAGATGATGTCCGAAGACTCTCAAAAGATCGGGCACCGGAATATTAGAGGATTTACTTAGGGCCACAACAAGTGCAACCATTTCCTCGTGAGGATAGATGCCTACTCAAGTATACGCTCCGCCACTTGCTAGATCAGTGCTTTCGATTAAGTGATCAACAGTTTCTAATCCGAACTTCTCTTCAACCAGTTCCATGAATTCCGAAAAAACAATTCCTTTCATTTAGGGTACATTTAAGCCTTGTTAAATTACGAAAAATAGCTTGTGGCTTACCATTTTGAGCTTTTGAACAATCAGGTGGGATTGGCGTAATGATGTACAAAAAGTAAATAATTATGAGTGAATTAAAGGTTGGGGATAAGGCGCCCTTATTCGAAGGAATTGACCAAAACGGCGAAACGCTACAGCTGAGGGCACTTCAGGGCAAAAAGGTGGTGTTGTATTTTTATCCAAAGGACAATACACCCGGATGTACGGCTGAGGCTTGCAATCTGCGCGACCATCACGATTTACTGAAGGAGGAGGGATTCGTCGTGTTGGGCGTGAGCGCGGATACGCAAAAGAAACACTCTAATTTTATTGAAAAATATGATCTTCCTTTTCAGCTTATCGCGGACACTGAAAGAGAGATCATCGAGTCCTATGGCGCCTGGGGTTTAAAGAAATTCATGGGCAGGGAGTTCGAAGGAATCATTAGAAAGACCTTCGTAATAGACGAGCAAGGTAAAATCGATCAAATCATAGAAAAGGTCAAAACTAAGGCTCATGCAGAGCAAATTCTAGAAGCCTATGAATCGTGAATAAATTATTCAAAAAACGACCCTACATAGCGTTGCCCGTGGCCCCGACAAGGTCTATATTTGGTTGCAAATGATTGACAAAAACTAGGATA
This window contains:
- the bcp gene encoding thioredoxin-dependent thiol peroxidase, encoding MSELKVGDKAPLFEGIDQNGETLQLRALQGKKVVLYFYPKDNTPGCTAEACNLRDHHDLLKEEGFVVLGVSADTQKKHSNFIEKYDLPFQLIADTEREIIESYGAWGLKKFMGREFEGIIRKTFVIDEQGKIDQIIEKVKTKAHAEQILEAYES